The genomic stretch CCACCCCGGTCAGTTTTGCAATTTGCAATATCCCGGATATTATAAGTTTTGTTGGTGGTATGACCCGTGAAGTTTTTGGTTTGGTCTATGTATGGGCAGGCTATGCAGGATCTGCATCTGAATGTACCCAAgggttttctatctagccaagtgcCAGTTTTTTTagcagctgtataatggctatggaCAAATCGGTCACCTAAAGATCTACCTCTTCTGTATGTTATAGCAGGTTTAGATGGAAGTATATCATGGATGTCTGGGTCCAACAACAGCATATCCCAGTATTTTTGGAAGATATTTCTAACCTCTCTACTGCAGGTGTCATATGTCCCTATGATACGAAAGATAGAGTCCGTATCTGTTTTTTTGGGTTTAGGTGACAAAAGATCTGTTCTATTTTTACTCAGGGCCGACCTGTCCGCCATGTGATAGTACCCAGGTGAGCCTCAAATGCAATCAAACACGAGTCCAACAACCAATCAAATGTATCCACCTGACCTATTTATGGGTGACCCTCCTCTCTGTCAACcaataccccttgaaaaagctgtacgcgaaacgtgcgttggggagtggaccggtggtattgctgcacgatacaatcaaatcaattggtcagtatatataatggtttccatcatgtgtcaaatacaattttgattattgttattgccctaattttgataactttggtgtatatcttcacaccggcttgtggcaaatcctgacacatatatacatgtggatatttgTGGTATCTAACAGCTACAGCTTTTGGATACTATATGCCCACTACTCATGACCATTTGGGTataattatgcacttgcactttaccttagatatatgtattggcagcccaccatcggttcacttggtttttaacatgtattgtaacctgtatgtattgtcttatttgtgaccagtgctgatcatgtgtcttttgtgattttcttaataaaattgagtatttttgtactattgcAGTATATTTTCTTTGAATTAAAGTATACTTTACTTaccttactccttcaatcggctatatatattctaattaggggtaagcccgtaattttgttagggctatatataggtttttCATATTTATCTGTGTTACAGATTTGCCCTACGTAATGGATTTACGTTCTAAAGAGACGGAATGGCTGGCGCAGGTCACAAGGATTTTCAAGGAGGAGAGCATTCCCAACCCTAATTCCATACAACCTGATGTATCCGAGACACAGAAACTTCTCAAGAATCTATACCGCAGTAGAACCAAAACATGGTGGAATAAAGCTGCGCTTGAACAGTACCTGACCAGAGACCTGGCACCTAGGGGCCTTCGAGTTCAGGTATGCCCCTCATTCCCATTGGGAGATGACATCTTAAAACAAAGATGGGAAGATGCCTGCAAATTATGCTCACGTACATTCATTGAGCTATTAATCGGATATGAAAAGAAGCAACTGGAGGATATAGAGAAGTCAATTGCACCACTACAAGATAAATTGCGACTGATAGGTAGCCCGGAGATGATGGCACGATTTGAGCAAGATTTAAACAACGATCAAGCCCAATGGGAAAAAGAAATTCAAGAACAAAAGGCAAAGAAATTTCAGCGTGATATTTCAGACTACCAAAATGAAAGAATATTTCGGTGGCACTATAAACGTAACACCGATCGTTCGGCCTCAAGCTCGGTGACATCCATACGGAAGCAATCACTCACAACGTGCTGAGGGTTCAACAGTGGTGGGACAGACGATGATGACATCAAAAACTCCAATTAAACTGAAAATATAACAATCTGGATGATTCCAAAAATGGGGAACTAAAGGTAATTAACCTTTCGGATATAACCTTCTCTGATCCCCAACTGGAACTGCTGTCTCTCGGACTATCTTTTAGTCCTGTGTCTGTATATGACAACTTCACTGCAATCAAGGACACGTTCCTGTTTGCAAGGAAGTTGGTCTACAGGAAACACTTTTCTAAATCATGTTCAAATGATATCTTTACAGCCCCGGAGGAATTGGAGGCGCTTCGAACACTAGAGGAACTACTGATGGAGCAGGAAAGAGGTGAGTCGAAATTTCAGCCCTTCACCCGTGGCCGATCTGTCACATTTCCACCCTTGTCTCTGAGCCCGGCAATTGAAACTTTTGTAAAAATGGTGGTGAAGGAGTTATTTATCCTCCCCACGAAACGTTCATATGACAATTTGAATCACTCTCAGAGAGTGGCCCTAAAACAATTAAAAGCAATGAAGAAGGTGGTATTTAAGCCGGCGGACAAGGGTGGAAATGTGGTAGTCTGGCCTATCGAGATGTATGAGGCGGAGGCTCATCGTCAATTACGTGACACTGCTTGCTACCGGAGATTGACCTCTAACCCTACCAATGACTATCAGATGCAGATACAGGCCGTTTTGCTGACAGCGGTGGAGTCATCAATCATTAACAGGACTGTCTACAATGGCTTGGTGGTGAAGCATCCAATAACCCCCACACTGTATCTACTACCGAAGGTGCATAAATCTTCAACGAGACCTCCGGGTAGACCGATAGTGTCGGGGTGTGGTGGGCTAAGCGAACCCATTTGTCGCTTCTTGGATTTTTACCTCAAGCCATGTGTCCAATGTCTTCCGTCTTATGTACGTGACTCCACCGATGTGTTAAAGCGGCTGGAGAATGTCCATATGGAAGACGACATGTATCTCGTGACATGCGATGTAGAATCGCTGTATACCTGCATTCAGCATGAACTTGGTTTGAAGGCCTCCAGTTTCTTCTTGCAGACAAGGAATCTACCGCCGGAACTGGTGGAATTCATACTAATCCTGTTGGATTTTGTACTCACACATAATCACTTCCTTTTTAAAGACCGACACTATCTCCAATTACGaggtgtggcgatgggggcgacttgtgcgccctcatacgcTAACCTATTTTTGGGTCTTTGGGAACGTGAATATGTACAACAGATCATGGATGGGGCGGATGGACAGGTCATATCCTGGATCCGCTTTATAGATGATATTTTGTTTGTTTGGCAGGGATCCAGGATGGCACTTGATTTATTTTTGGTACAACTGAACGCGAATGATTGGAATATTAGATTGACCCAAACCATCTCCCAAAGTCAAATGACATTTTTGGATATCAACATCAAGACGACCACGGATGGCACTCTATCGACGGCAATTCATCGCAAGGATACTGCTGTAAACGCTTTGTTGCATGCATCGTCCTTTCATCCACAACATCAAAAACGATCTATACCGATTGGGCAGTTTTTAAGAGCCAAAAGATTATGCACCACAACAGAGGACTTTGAAAAAGAATCGACTCAGCTTCGACAACGCTTTGCACAAAGAGGATATCACCCTGTGGTTATTGAACGGGGGTATCAGCGAGCTGTCAATACATCACGACAGACCCTCCTCACAACAAAGCCTAAAAAAGTCCAAAATGCAGCGGTGGATGAAGCTCGACCAGTCTGTATGATCACGGATTATAATCCACAATGGAATAACATCAGAAAAACGTTTGTAAAATATTGGCCTGTATTGCAAACTGATCATGTCTTGAATTCGGTTCTCACCTCGGCCCCCACTCTGGTCTCTAGACGTAGCAGGAATCTTAGTGACATTCTGGTATCTAGCCATTATGTCCCACCTAACAACCAGGAATTCCTGTTTCAGTCCAAGGGACCAAAGTGGGGCTCGACACCGTGCGGACATTGTAGCATTTGTAGGGCTATGGTAAAAAGTGTGTCATTTAGCGACTCATCTggtaaaaatgtatacaaaattgtGCACTTTATCAATTGCAGTACTTGTGGCGTCATTTATTACGCAACATGCCCATGTGGGTTAATCTACATTGGCATGACGACACGCGAACTGCGTATACGCCTTCAGGAACATCAGAGTGATATTCGGATGGCGTCAAAAGTGTCAGTTGATGATAGGGAACGAATATTAAAACTCAAACCAGTTGCACGACATTTTCGGTTGAAACACAATAATCGATGGCAGGACCTGAGGGTTCGTGGCATCGATAGGGTAAATCTAGGATCTCGAGGAGGCGATCTCTTTAGACGACTTGAACAAGTGGAAAGTAAATGGATAATCAAACTTCAAACCCAAGTGCCATATGGGTTGAATGACAAGGTGCCTTTTGCATCTTTCCTGTGAATGCCTCCTCCTTGAATCTCCGTGCTCTGTCCAGGTTtctttatgtttatgtgtatggcgATGATTGAAGGGCACTCATGAATGGGCGGTGGATAGGATGGGGGATTTTTCTATGCATATAGAGGCTCGGGGTATGATGAGTGGTCGCATGATACCTCTAGTGTGACTGGGGATGTGATCAGTTTGAACATCGGTTATATCGGTGTACAGGTGATTGGCGCCTGGATAGGGGTGTATGCGAAATACTCACGGTTTGGCAGGGTACATCCTCATTTGTCCTTTCCTTATGTTTGAACAATTTGGATGCTCATATACATATCTTTGGCTCACGGCATATATAGCCAATTATATGTAATTGTGTTATTTTAGATACAATTAATATGTAAAATTGATGTAACTTATATTGTTATTCATTCACTTTGGTCTTGCTTTTTCCTTTCGTAACTAACAACTCTTTTTTTTAGTACTTCACTTTGCACCTTGAGGCCTCTGAGTTGGGAGACCTTAATACTACTTACTCCTGCCATGGCTAATTGTGTATGTCAGGAGGAAAAGAGGTCGGTAGGAATAACAACGTCCAATATCCTCCTAATATGTAGTTTAAGGCCCCCCACTGAGGTCGAGTGATAACACTTTCTTGGTCAAATCTATGGCCTCATGTATACTGTAAAATTAATCATtatgataattagcttgtaattCTTGTTATTAAgtataataattttttatcatttatttttcacagcATTTGGCACAGGCTTGGTCCTTGCCGTCTCCTGCGCATGCGTCACCACCCTAGTATAACATATCGAACTAATTGTTATTCGATGTGTATGACTATTATGGCTGTCAGGTGTACAATATCTGTCTAGTGCAAGTGCACTTCAGGTACTGTCACCTgacgaacatatatatatatatatatatatatatgtatatacattgaAGTTGAATTGAGATGAGGTTCTGTGCACGTGTATACATACATTGACAAATTGACAAATTTTGGATGTGGACTGTCAGTATATATATGTTCATGCCTCAGTATAACAATTGTGTTTATCACAGTATGGTTTATATATGATAAGATACCATCATTCTATGTAAAGCAATCTGATTTTCCTGATACATCCCTATGTTATGTTATGTGCCCTCATTTAATATGGCGGAGGTGGCGTGTTcggcgatctgcgcatgcgccgcgtttgtgtgccgccggccgctccagagtgacgcgtgtcgcacaggatgtgcgtgactgccttcctctggaccggCGCGGCGTCACCGGATGTGGTGGCATGCGATTGAGAGGCCAGGCGCCAGTAATGTCCGCCATGTGATAGTACCCAGGTGAGCCTCAAATGCAATCAAACACGAGTCCAACAACCAATCAAATGTATCCACCTGACCTATTTATGGGTGACCCTCCTCTCTGTCAACcaataccccttgaaaaagctgtacgcgaaacgtgcgttggggagtggaccggtggtattgctgcacgatacaatcaaatcaattggtcagtatatataatggtttccatcatgtgtcaaatacaattttgattattgttattgccctaattttgataactttggtgtatatcttcacaccggcttgtggcaaatcctgacacatatatacatgtggatatttgTGGTATCTAACAGCTACAGCTTTTGGATACTATATGCCCACTACTCATGACCATTTGGGTataattatgcacttgcactttaccttagatatatgtattggcagcccaccatcggttcacttggtttttaacatgtattgtaacctgtatgtattgtcttatttgtgaccagtgctgatcatgtgtcttttgtgattttcttaataaaattgagtatttttgtactattgcAGTATATTTTCTTTGAATTAAAGTATACTTTACTTaccttactccttcaatcggctatatatattctaattaggggtaagcccgtaattttgttagggctatatataggtttttctttgtaaaggaTAGTCCGGGTATCCTCTTTGGTTAAACCTAATTTTAAGGTCTTTGGCCTGACTAAAGAAGTCTCTCTGGGTGGTGCAGTTTCTGCGGACTCGCAAATATTGCCCCTTTGGGATGCCACATTTGAGATTTTCAGGGTGATGACTTTCCCACCTAAGCAGGCTGTTTGTCGCTGTGGGTTTCCTATGAGTTTTTGTAATAATAGTACCATTCCTCAAAGTAATAAATAAATCCAGGAAGGCCAGACCTTGGTTATACACTTCAGATGTGAAGTGCATACCTATATCGTTCTTGTTCAGGTCGGCCAAGAAGTCAAAGAATAGTCGTCTGGGGCCGCCCCAAAATATCAGAATATCgtcgatatagcggccccagaagactATCCTCGACGTCCACGGACATTCATCCGCAAAAACtacagtgtcc from Bufo gargarizans isolate SCDJY-AF-19 chromosome 8, ASM1485885v1, whole genome shotgun sequence encodes the following:
- the LOC122944428 gene encoding uncharacterized protein LOC122944428: MALDLFLVQLNANDWNIRLTQTISQSQMTFLDINIKTTTDGTLSTAIHRKDTAVNALLHASSFHPQHQKRSIPIGQFLRAKRLCTTTEDFEKESTQLRQRFAQRGYHPVVIERGYQRAVNTSRQTLLTTKPKKVQNAAVDEARPVCMITDYNPQWNNIRKTFVKYWPVLQTDHVLNSVLTSAPTLVSRRSRNLSDILVSSHYVPPNNQEFLFQSKGPKWGSTPCGHCSICRAMVKSVSFSDSSGKNVYKIVHFINCSTCGVIYYATCPCGLIYIGMTTRELRIRLQEHQSDIRMASKVSVDDRERILKLKPVARHFRLKHNNRWQDLRVRGIDRVNLGSRGGDLFRRLEQVESKWIIKLQTQVPYGLNDKVPFASFL